One part of the Rhizobium rhizogenes genome encodes these proteins:
- a CDS encoding LysR family transcriptional regulator translates to MDRIDLFRIFARVVDCASFTRAADTLGIPRSSVSAAVQELEARVGARLLNRTTRKVSPTEDGSAFYERCQRLIADVEDAENLFRQSAAQPSGRLRIDVPGRIGRLVIAPALPEFLDLYPQIDISLGVTDRAVDLVEDNIDCVLRVGPLSDSGLIARPIGKLPLINVASPAYLERHGTPQLPHDLSRHWAINYASPSSGRVENWEWLEGEALHSVSMRGRVTVNSAEAYIACCLAGLGLIQIPAYDVSPHLESGELVEVMPAHRAEPMPMTLLYAHRRHLSRRLQVFADWLEALLRQQLL, encoded by the coding sequence TTGGATCGCATCGACCTGTTCCGCATCTTCGCGCGCGTCGTAGACTGCGCGAGTTTCACGCGGGCCGCCGATACGCTGGGCATTCCGCGCTCCTCGGTTTCGGCGGCGGTGCAGGAGCTGGAGGCACGCGTCGGCGCCCGCCTGCTCAACCGCACCACGCGCAAGGTCTCTCCAACCGAGGATGGATCGGCTTTTTACGAGCGGTGCCAGCGGCTGATCGCCGATGTCGAAGATGCGGAAAACCTGTTCCGGCAAAGCGCGGCGCAACCTTCGGGGCGGCTGCGGATCGATGTGCCGGGCCGGATCGGCCGCCTTGTCATCGCACCCGCCCTGCCGGAATTCCTCGATCTTTACCCGCAGATCGACATCAGCCTTGGTGTTACGGACCGGGCTGTCGATCTGGTGGAGGACAATATCGATTGTGTGCTGCGCGTCGGTCCGCTCAGCGATTCCGGTCTCATCGCAAGGCCGATCGGCAAGCTGCCGCTGATCAATGTCGCCAGCCCCGCCTATCTCGAGCGTCACGGCACGCCGCAGCTTCCCCATGATCTTTCCCGCCACTGGGCCATCAATTATGCGTCGCCCTCCAGTGGGCGTGTGGAAAACTGGGAATGGCTTGAAGGCGAGGCGCTGCATTCGGTTTCCATGCGCGGCCGCGTCACCGTCAACAGTGCCGAGGCCTACATCGCCTGCTGTCTGGCCGGTCTCGGTTTGATCCAGATACCCGCTTATGATGTCAGTCCGCATCTCGAAAGCGGTGAACTGGTCGAGGTCATGCCCGCCCATCGGGCTGAACCGATGCCGATGACGCTGCTTTATGCGCATCGCCGGCATCTGTCGCGGCGATTGCAGGTCTTTGCCGACTGGCTGGAAGCTCTGTTACGGCAGCAGCTGCTCTAA
- a CDS encoding SDR family oxidoreductase → MTDHSIKGKTVIIAGGAKNLGGLIARDFASQGADAIAIHYNSPATKADADATVAAVKAAGTEAVALQADLTTAGAVEKLFADTVAAIGRPDIAINTVGKVLKKPILETSEAEYDEMTAVNAKSAFFFLQQAGRHVNDNGKICTLVTSLLGAFTPFYASYAGTKAPVEHFTRAAAKEFGERGISVTAIGPGPMDTPFFYGQETPEAQAYHKSAAALSGFSKTGLTDIDDIVPYIRFLVTDGWWMTGQTVLVNGGYTTK, encoded by the coding sequence ATGACCGATCATTCCATCAAAGGTAAAACAGTCATCATCGCCGGCGGCGCGAAAAACCTCGGCGGGCTGATCGCACGCGATTTCGCCAGCCAGGGCGCAGACGCAATCGCCATCCACTATAACAGCCCCGCCACAAAGGCCGATGCCGACGCAACCGTGGCGGCCGTGAAGGCAGCCGGCACGGAGGCCGTTGCGCTCCAGGCCGATCTCACGACGGCAGGTGCGGTCGAAAAACTGTTTGCCGATACCGTCGCCGCCATCGGCCGGCCGGATATCGCCATCAACACGGTCGGCAAGGTGCTGAAGAAACCGATCCTCGAAACATCGGAAGCCGAATATGACGAGATGACCGCCGTCAACGCCAAGTCCGCCTTCTTTTTCCTCCAGCAGGCCGGCCGCCACGTCAATGACAATGGCAAGATCTGCACCCTCGTTACCTCCCTGCTTGGAGCATTCACGCCGTTTTACGCCAGCTATGCCGGCACCAAGGCGCCGGTGGAGCACTTCACCCGCGCCGCCGCCAAGGAATTCGGCGAACGTGGCATCTCGGTGACGGCGATCGGTCCCGGACCGATGGACACGCCGTTTTTCTACGGTCAGGAGACGCCAGAAGCGCAGGCCTATCACAAGAGCGCAGCGGCCCTCTCCGGCTTCTCGAAGACTGGCCTTACCGATATCGATGACATCGTTCCCTATATCCGCTTCCTCGTTACCGACGGCTGGTGGATGACGGGGCAAACCGTTCTGGTCAATGGCGGTTACACCACGAAATAA
- a CDS encoding TetR/AcrR family transcriptional regulator gives MAADNQGLVSVRKKPSQARARHTVGIILEASAQILRKEGETALTTNRIAEKAGFSIGTLYQYFPNRDAILQNLVERERESSEMRIRAALGRVAPGAPAETVRQVVRILIESFTRHSRMRKSFTLIIMRLATARGVPTRLDSVAGLIVETWRNSVDNDAVLTETEVFILTRAVLGALRAAILEETNLLGTAAFEDALVRLIMGFLGNGEASHRDGVHAG, from the coding sequence ATGGCGGCGGATAATCAGGGTCTTGTTTCTGTTCGGAAAAAGCCGTCTCAGGCGCGCGCGCGACACACGGTCGGCATCATCCTCGAAGCCTCCGCTCAGATTTTGCGGAAGGAGGGTGAGACGGCACTGACCACCAATCGCATCGCGGAAAAAGCCGGGTTTTCGATCGGCACGCTCTATCAATATTTCCCGAACCGGGACGCCATTCTGCAAAACCTGGTGGAGCGCGAGCGGGAGAGCAGCGAAATGCGGATTCGTGCGGCGCTCGGCAGGGTCGCGCCCGGCGCGCCTGCGGAAACGGTGCGGCAGGTGGTGCGTATACTGATCGAATCCTTCACCCGCCACAGCCGGATGCGCAAGAGCTTCACGCTGATAATCATGCGCCTTGCAACCGCGCGCGGGGTTCCAACCCGTCTCGATTCCGTTGCGGGCCTGATTGTGGAGACGTGGCGCAATTCGGTCGACAACGATGCCGTGCTTACGGAGACCGAGGTTTTTATCCTGACGCGGGCCGTGCTGGGTGCTTTGCGTGCCGCCATTCTGGAGGAGACGAATCTGCTCGGGACCGCCGCATTCGAAGATGCCCTCGTCCGGCTGATCATGGGTTTTCTGGGCAACGGTGAGGCATCGCACCGCGATGGTGTCCATGCGGGCTGA
- a CDS encoding SH3 domain-containing protein, with the protein MNRNLTTLALMLAITVPSAANAASAAFAVANVNLRAGPGTAYPVVTTLFAGSAVTLHGCMANLSWCDIGWAGNRGWVAASYIRVEYNGNTIVITPSTTSQLNITVVSFNYSYWQAHYAGRHWYGHWDNYHGSPRHAHGAGVVACGPNACRYGSVRHNHDGTTIRHGKIVRP; encoded by the coding sequence ATGAATCGAAATCTTACAACTCTGGCTCTGATGCTGGCCATCACTGTCCCATCCGCGGCAAACGCCGCGAGCGCGGCTTTTGCCGTCGCCAACGTCAATCTAAGGGCCGGCCCGGGCACGGCCTATCCGGTCGTCACCACCCTGTTCGCCGGTTCGGCCGTCACGCTTCACGGCTGCATGGCAAATCTGAGCTGGTGCGACATTGGCTGGGCGGGCAACCGCGGCTGGGTGGCCGCCAGCTATATCCGGGTGGAGTATAACGGCAATACGATCGTCATCACGCCGTCGACCACATCCCAGCTCAACATCACCGTCGTCAGCTTCAATTACAGCTATTGGCAGGCGCATTATGCCGGCAGGCACTGGTACGGCCACTGGGACAACTATCACGGCTCCCCCCGGCATGCACACGGGGCAGGCGTCGTCGCATGCGGCCCGAATGCGTGCCGTTATGGCAGCGTCCGCCACAATCACGACGGCACCACCATCCGGCACGGAAAGATCGTGCGGCCGTGA
- a CDS encoding cysteine rich repeat-containing protein, with product MSLPAQPALAQSNPDLRKTCEADHHRLCSAIAPGGGRILQCLAAREKELTEECAAVIRRYKSQYRD from the coding sequence ATGTCCCTTCCGGCACAACCCGCACTGGCACAGTCAAACCCGGACCTACGCAAGACCTGCGAAGCCGATCACCACAGGCTGTGCAGCGCAATTGCGCCGGGCGGCGGCCGCATCCTCCAATGCCTTGCTGCACGCGAGAAAGAGCTGACAGAAGAATGCGCCGCCGTCATTCGCCGATACAAGAGCCAATACAGGGATTGA
- a CDS encoding LacI family DNA-binding transcriptional regulator, giving the protein MKGIRQLADYLDISIGTVSRALNGKPDVNEETRRRVLEAAEKLGYVANQSGRSLRQGTTNVIGLMTGSDAQTVENSDNFFMGVTDGLQSVFSGHNLDLIVLPCPGEEDPDEYLKRMVARRMVDAMIISSTRRIDKRVDFLKQTRLPFVALGRTSSSTDHAWIDLDFEGVAKSAVNRLVAAGHRTIAVAAADNDINLGYVFLEAYKRALEENGITYDPSLVIRTKSSEQGGYHAASEWLQMRPRSTAIVLIYELMAVGLYRRLAEVGLKPGRDLAVIGFRDGPRGQFLEPRLTSFRMSLHDLGVTVAQTLLSTMPAFAPFYPDQARHCIWPMQLVAGESDLAP; this is encoded by the coding sequence ATGAAAGGAATCCGTCAGCTTGCCGATTATCTTGATATATCGATAGGCACCGTTTCCCGTGCCCTGAACGGCAAGCCCGATGTGAACGAGGAAACGCGCCGTCGCGTTCTGGAAGCGGCGGAAAAGCTTGGTTATGTCGCCAATCAATCGGGCCGCAGCCTGCGGCAAGGCACCACCAATGTCATCGGCCTGATGACAGGCAGCGACGCGCAGACGGTGGAGAATTCCGACAACTTCTTCATGGGTGTGACGGATGGCCTGCAAAGCGTGTTTTCCGGCCACAATCTCGATCTGATCGTTCTTCCCTGTCCGGGGGAGGAAGATCCGGACGAATATCTGAAGCGCATGGTGGCGCGCCGCATGGTTGACGCGATGATCATTTCCTCGACCCGTCGGATCGACAAGCGTGTTGATTTCCTGAAACAGACCCGTCTGCCTTTTGTGGCGCTCGGCCGCACCTCGTCCAGCACGGACCATGCCTGGATCGATCTCGATTTCGAAGGCGTGGCGAAAAGCGCCGTCAACCGGCTGGTGGCCGCAGGTCATCGTACCATTGCGGTCGCGGCCGCCGATAACGACATCAATCTCGGTTATGTCTTTCTGGAAGCCTATAAACGCGCCCTCGAGGAAAACGGCATAACATATGATCCGTCTCTGGTTATCCGGACAAAATCGAGCGAGCAGGGCGGATATCATGCCGCCAGTGAGTGGCTGCAGATGCGCCCGCGATCGACGGCCATCGTGCTGATCTATGAGCTGATGGCGGTTGGCCTTTACCGGCGGCTTGCCGAAGTCGGCCTTAAACCGGGGCGCGATCTCGCCGTCATCGGTTTTCGCGACGGCCCACGCGGCCAGTTTCTCGAACCGCGCCTGACCAGTTTTCGCATGTCGCTGCATGATCTTGGCGTGACGGTCGCCCAGACGCTTTTATCGACCATGCCCGCCTTTGCGCCTTTCTATCCCGATCAGGCCCGCCATTGCATCTGGCCGATGCAGCTTGTGGCGGGAGAGAGTGATCTTGCCCCTTAG
- a CDS encoding Gfo/Idh/MocA family protein, giving the protein MTFNAVLCGCGAMAKGWLRAIQSTPEIAGAIRIAGLVDLNEGTARALAEEFALANAVIGTDLREVLAQTKADILFDVVIPQARFAVVAAGLEAGCHVLSEKPLAASMEEAGSLVKLAKNAGKVHAVVQNRRFVAGIRRLRRAVEDGIIGDLTAIHCDFFLGPHFGGFREEMKNVLLLDMAIHTFDAARFVANEKPLSVFCVEKNPAGSWYAHGASANAIFEFSNDVVFTYRGSWCAEGERTSWEARWRLIGSKGMILWDGEDGFSASVAGDEQGLLRGFTTVNVSDSVSERDTRGHASVILSFLESIRTGRMPETASFDNINSLAMVIGAIESARLGQRVSIAA; this is encoded by the coding sequence ATGACATTCAACGCCGTTTTATGCGGGTGCGGAGCCATGGCCAAAGGCTGGCTGCGCGCCATTCAATCCACGCCGGAAATCGCCGGCGCGATCAGGATCGCCGGGCTGGTTGATCTGAACGAGGGCACGGCCCGCGCACTTGCCGAAGAATTCGCGCTTGCGAACGCGGTCATCGGCACCGATCTCCGTGAGGTGCTGGCGCAAACAAAAGCAGACATATTATTTGACGTCGTCATTCCGCAGGCGCGCTTTGCCGTGGTTGCGGCAGGCCTTGAGGCCGGGTGCCATGTGCTCAGCGAAAAGCCGCTTGCGGCATCGATGGAAGAGGCAGGTAGCCTCGTGAAACTGGCCAAAAACGCCGGAAAAGTCCACGCGGTGGTGCAAAATCGGCGGTTCGTGGCGGGTATCCGGCGGCTACGACGCGCCGTGGAAGACGGCATCATTGGCGATCTGACGGCCATTCATTGTGATTTTTTCCTTGGTCCTCATTTCGGCGGCTTCCGTGAAGAGATGAAGAACGTCCTGCTTCTCGACATGGCGATCCATACCTTTGACGCAGCCCGTTTTGTCGCCAATGAAAAACCCCTCTCCGTCTTTTGCGTGGAAAAGAACCCGGCCGGTTCCTGGTATGCCCACGGGGCAAGCGCCAATGCCATTTTTGAATTCTCCAACGATGTGGTCTTCACCTATCGTGGCTCATGGTGCGCCGAGGGTGAAAGAACCAGCTGGGAAGCCCGCTGGCGGCTGATCGGCTCGAAGGGAATGATCCTCTGGGATGGTGAAGACGGTTTCTCCGCCTCCGTGGCGGGTGATGAACAGGGCCTCTTGCGAGGCTTCACGACCGTAAACGTTTCCGATAGCGTTTCTGAACGGGATACACGCGGCCACGCCAGCGTCATTCTCTCGTTCCTCGAATCCATCCGCACCGGCCGGATGCCGGAGACGGCCTCTTTCGACAACATCAACAGCCTTGCCATGGTGATCGGCGCGATTGAGAGCGCCCGCCTTGGTCAGCGTGTTTCCATTGCAGCATAA
- a CDS encoding sugar phosphate isomerase/epimerase, which yields MSNPAKSIRIGTMVSATKGQAAERIGQIADLGFESFEPFFWQTTNGQDIAELGKRCREAIGERDITINTLGMFGNPLEETEIDLQTLQGWKDCIDNAHHFGATCVAGFTGRLRGKPLPESLPRYREIWSELAKRAADKGVKIAFENCAMDGNWQTGDWNIAHNPDAWEMMFNETPDDNIGIEWEPCHQMVYLIDPLPQIRKWADKIFHVHGKDATIRWDVIREHGIFGKEKFVFMRTPGFGDSNWTDIISELRLAGWSGSIDIEGWHDPVYRDALEMTGQVHGLNYLKKCRGGDFVVDPT from the coding sequence GTGAGCAATCCGGCAAAATCCATCCGTATCGGCACCATGGTCAGCGCCACCAAGGGACAGGCGGCTGAGCGCATCGGCCAGATCGCCGATCTCGGCTTTGAAAGCTTCGAGCCGTTCTTCTGGCAGACGACCAACGGTCAGGACATCGCTGAACTCGGCAAGCGCTGCCGCGAGGCGATCGGTGAGCGCGACATCACCATCAATACGCTCGGCATGTTCGGCAATCCGCTGGAAGAAACCGAGATCGACCTGCAGACATTGCAGGGCTGGAAAGACTGCATCGACAATGCCCATCATTTTGGCGCGACCTGTGTTGCTGGCTTTACCGGCCGGTTGCGTGGCAAGCCCCTGCCCGAGAGCCTGCCCCGATACAGGGAAATCTGGAGCGAGCTTGCAAAACGCGCCGCCGACAAGGGCGTGAAGATCGCCTTTGAAAACTGCGCCATGGACGGCAACTGGCAGACAGGCGACTGGAACATCGCCCACAATCCGGACGCCTGGGAAATGATGTTCAACGAAACGCCGGATGACAATATCGGCATCGAATGGGAACCCTGCCACCAGATGGTCTATCTCATCGATCCGCTGCCGCAGATCCGCAAATGGGCGGACAAGATTTTCCACGTGCATGGCAAGGACGCGACCATTCGCTGGGACGTCATTCGCGAGCACGGCATTTTCGGCAAGGAGAAGTTCGTCTTCATGCGCACGCCGGGCTTCGGCGACAGCAACTGGACGGATATTATTTCCGAACTGCGCCTTGCCGGCTGGTCCGGCTCCATCGACATCGAAGGCTGGCATGATCCCGTCTATCGCGACGCGCTGGAAATGACGGGCCAGGTGCATGGTCTGAACTATCTGAAAAAATGCCGCGGCGGCGATTTCGTCGTCGACCCGACATAA
- a CDS encoding sugar ABC transporter substrate-binding protein: protein MGIAKCMMAGAFVLAGVSAGAIAAHAEDVTLTLWSLDRDIQPAPNLINEFNKLNNGIKIEYRQLQFDDVVSEAMRAYSTGNAPDIIAIDNPNHAMFAARGAFLDVTDMIAKSDVIKTENYFPGPLKSVMWDGKYFGVPKATNTIALYYNKDLFNAAGLDAAKPPQTWDELVEAARKLTNPSKNVYGISFSAKANEEGTFQFLPWAQMTGATYKNINTEGAVKALETWKLMLDEKLASPDTLTRSQWDSTATFNAGNAAMVISGPWEIDRMLKDAKFDWGVALLPVPTPDAPRSSAMGDYNWAIFSKTKHPEEAFKAIEFFASQDKDMFKNFGQLPARSDVPVPPTGNALKDEALKTFVEQLKYAQPRGPSPEWPKISKAIQDAIQGALSGQMTPKAALDQAAEKIKLVEG from the coding sequence ATGGGTATCGCGAAATGCATGATGGCCGGCGCATTTGTGCTGGCGGGCGTATCCGCCGGCGCGATTGCCGCCCACGCGGAGGACGTGACATTGACCCTGTGGTCGCTGGATCGTGATATCCAGCCGGCACCGAACCTCATAAATGAATTCAACAAGCTCAATAACGGCATCAAGATCGAATATCGGCAATTGCAGTTCGATGATGTGGTGAGCGAAGCGATGCGTGCCTATTCGACCGGCAATGCGCCGGACATCATCGCCATCGACAACCCCAACCACGCCATGTTCGCCGCCCGCGGCGCCTTTCTTGACGTGACCGACATGATCGCCAAGTCGGATGTCATCAAGACGGAAAACTATTTTCCCGGGCCGCTGAAATCGGTGATGTGGGACGGCAAATATTTCGGCGTGCCGAAGGCGACAAATACGATTGCGCTTTATTACAACAAGGACCTGTTCAATGCCGCCGGGCTCGATGCGGCAAAACCGCCGCAGACCTGGGACGAGCTGGTGGAAGCGGCCCGCAAGCTGACCAACCCTTCAAAGAACGTCTATGGCATCAGCTTCAGCGCCAAGGCCAATGAGGAAGGCACCTTCCAGTTCCTGCCCTGGGCGCAGATGACGGGCGCGACCTACAAGAACATCAATACCGAGGGTGCCGTCAAAGCGCTCGAAACGTGGAAACTGATGCTGGATGAAAAGCTGGCGTCACCGGACACGCTGACGCGCAGCCAGTGGGATTCCACCGCCACCTTCAACGCCGGCAATGCCGCCATGGTCATTTCCGGCCCATGGGAAATCGACCGCATGCTGAAGGACGCCAAGTTCGACTGGGGTGTTGCCCTGCTGCCGGTGCCTACACCGGACGCCCCCCGGTCTTCGGCCATGGGCGATTATAACTGGGCGATTTTCTCCAAGACCAAGCACCCGGAAGAGGCCTTCAAGGCCATCGAATTCTTTGCGTCTCAAGACAAGGACATGTTCAAGAACTTCGGTCAATTGCCGGCGCGCTCGGATGTTCCCGTACCGCCAACCGGCAATGCGCTGAAGGATGAGGCGCTGAAGACCTTTGTCGAGCAGCTGAAATATGCGCAGCCGCGCGGCCCCTCGCCCGAATGGCCGAAGATTTCCAAGGCCATTCAGGATGCCATCCAGGGCGCCCTGTCGGGACAGATGACGCCGAAAGCCGCGCTCGATCAGGCCGCCGAAAAGATAAAGCTGGTCGAAGGCTGA
- a CDS encoding carbohydrate ABC transporter permease translates to MKKLFSSVSDGRGFDIVLVALPLSFLFVMAGLPLIYNIVMSFQEVDMFSLGTFVRPFVGFKNYIDLFRQPETLPILMNTVTFVVASIAGQFAIGFGLALFFWVNFPGATWLRGLFLVSWVMPGLVVGAIWNWILSGDFGVLNFFLRESGLISGNIFWRSDANFSLWAVVIANVWLGTSFNMILLSVGLASIPGDLYEAAELDGANAWQRFYTITLPMMRSTIGAIVSLGLIFTLQQFDLFAAITDGGPNNSSNVAQYWAWDLSFRQYDFGKGATISVIMIVFVMLASIVYVRSTRHEVRG, encoded by the coding sequence ATGAAAAAACTGTTTTCCAGCGTCAGTGACGGTCGCGGTTTCGACATCGTCCTTGTCGCCCTGCCCTTGAGTTTCCTGTTCGTCATGGCGGGTCTGCCGCTCATCTACAACATTGTCATGAGCTTTCAGGAAGTCGACATGTTCAGCCTGGGTACCTTCGTGCGCCCGTTTGTCGGTTTCAAGAACTACATCGATCTGTTCCGGCAGCCGGAAACCCTGCCGATCCTGATGAACACCGTCACCTTCGTCGTCGCCTCGATTGCCGGGCAGTTCGCCATCGGTTTCGGACTGGCGCTGTTCTTCTGGGTGAATTTTCCCGGCGCCACCTGGCTGCGCGGCCTGTTCCTCGTCTCGTGGGTCATGCCCGGCCTCGTCGTCGGCGCCATCTGGAACTGGATCCTGTCCGGCGATTTCGGTGTGCTGAATTTCTTCCTGCGGGAAAGCGGCCTGATATCGGGCAATATCTTCTGGCGTTCGGATGCGAATTTTTCGCTGTGGGCCGTCGTCATCGCCAATGTCTGGCTCGGCACCTCCTTCAACATGATCCTGCTTTCCGTCGGCCTCGCCTCAATCCCCGGCGATCTTTACGAGGCGGCGGAGCTGGACGGGGCGAACGCCTGGCAACGCTTTTACACCATTACCCTGCCGATGATGCGCTCCACCATCGGCGCGATCGTCTCGCTCGGGCTGATCTTTACGCTGCAGCAATTCGATCTTTTCGCCGCCATTACCGATGGCGGACCGAACAACAGCTCCAACGTGGCGCAATATTGGGCCTGGGACCTGTCCTTCCGGCAATATGATTTCGGCAAGGGCGCAACGATCTCGGTCATCATGATCGTCTTCGTCATGCTGGCTTCCATCGTTTATGTGCGTTCCACACGGCATGAGGTGCGCGGATGA
- a CDS encoding carbohydrate ABC transporter permease — protein sequence MSTTNRNRLMLAIAIVLAIIYLFPLYWMYLTSLKSGSEMFANPPSFWPGDPQWQTYAYVWNSRNMGRYLWNSVLIASSAVLLITILGVGCAYVLARYRNVWVDIGLFLILMLQVLPASLMITPIFVGFSQFGLLDYPRLSVILAIAAKSMPFFVVLVRATFMAVPQELEEAALVDGNSRVGAFFNIVLPLARNGILVSAILIFMQAFGEFVYSKSMIQAAELQPASVGLNSFMGPNTSEWNNIMAYATMYVTPILALFILLQRRIVSGLTSGALK from the coding sequence ATGAGCACCACCAACCGCAATCGCCTGATGCTGGCAATCGCCATCGTGCTCGCCATCATCTACCTCTTCCCGCTTTACTGGATGTATCTGACATCGCTTAAAAGCGGCTCGGAGATGTTCGCCAACCCGCCCTCCTTCTGGCCCGGCGATCCGCAATGGCAGACCTATGCCTATGTGTGGAACAGCCGCAACATGGGGCGCTACCTGTGGAACTCGGTGCTGATCGCGTCCAGCGCGGTGCTGTTGATCACCATTCTCGGTGTCGGTTGCGCTTATGTGCTGGCCCGCTATCGCAATGTCTGGGTGGATATCGGCCTGTTCCTCATCCTCATGCTGCAGGTTCTGCCGGCATCGCTGATGATCACACCGATCTTCGTCGGTTTCTCGCAATTCGGGCTTCTGGATTATCCGCGCCTTTCGGTCATCCTCGCGATTGCGGCGAAAAGCATGCCCTTCTTCGTCGTGCTGGTGCGTGCCACCTTCATGGCCGTGCCGCAGGAATTGGAAGAGGCGGCGCTGGTGGACGGTAATTCCCGCGTCGGCGCGTTTTTCAATATCGTGCTGCCGCTTGCCAGAAACGGCATTCTCGTCAGCGCCATCCTCATCTTCATGCAGGCCTTCGGTGAATTCGTCTATTCAAAATCGATGATACAGGCGGCGGAATTGCAGCCCGCCAGCGTCGGCCTCAATTCCTTCATGGGCCCCAATACCAGCGAATGGAACAACATCATGGCCTATGCGACCATGTATGTGACGCCCATTCTCGCCCTCTTCATTCTCTTGCAGCGCCGCATCGTTTCCGGCCTGACCTCAGGAGCGCTCAAATGA
- a CDS encoding ABC transporter ATP-binding protein produces the protein MTLQIELSGVNKYYGAFHALKNINLSIRKGTFVALVGPSGCGKSTLLRSLAGLETISAGDMRIAGTLMNGVPPRKRDVAMVFQSYALYPHMTVEENLTYSLRMRGVAKTEARKAAEEVAATTGLSKLMKRYPRELSGGQRQRVAMSRAIIRNPQAFLFDEPLSNLDAALRVHMRKEIRALHDRLHATSVYVTHDQIEAMTMADHVVVMRDGIIEQQGTPLELYDRPVNRFVAGFIGSPAMNFIPATVSADGASLLLRFGEGEPQQPISNRAALPPGQQVIVGIRPEHIRPTAANGAALTLPVSAVETTGSATFLTTGTSTELIIAVQGRSEVKAGEVIGLDINPSDMHLFDEETGVGLASR, from the coding sequence ATGACCCTTCAGATCGAACTTTCCGGCGTCAACAAATATTACGGCGCCTTCCATGCGCTGAAGAACATCAACCTTTCCATCAGGAAGGGCACCTTCGTCGCACTTGTCGGCCCCTCTGGCTGCGGCAAATCCACCCTTTTGCGTTCGCTCGCCGGGCTGGAAACCATATCGGCCGGCGACATGCGCATTGCCGGAACGCTCATGAATGGCGTGCCGCCGCGCAAACGCGATGTGGCCATGGTGTTCCAGTCCTATGCGCTCTACCCGCATATGACAGTGGAAGAAAACCTCACCTATTCCCTGCGCATGCGCGGCGTCGCCAAGACGGAAGCCCGCAAGGCGGCGGAAGAGGTTGCGGCCACAACAGGTCTTTCCAAACTGATGAAGCGTTATCCGCGTGAACTTTCCGGCGGTCAGCGCCAGCGCGTGGCCATGAGCCGGGCGATCATCCGCAATCCGCAGGCCTTCCTGTTCGATGAGCCACTTTCCAATCTCGACGCGGCGCTGCGCGTCCATATGCGCAAGGAAATCCGCGCGCTGCACGACCGCCTGCACGCAACCTCTGTCTATGTCACCCATGACCAGATCGAGGCGATGACCATGGCCGATCATGTCGTCGTCATGCGCGATGGCATCATCGAACAGCAGGGCACGCCGCTGGAATTATACGATCGCCCGGTCAATCGTTTCGTGGCGGGCTTCATCGGTTCACCGGCGATGAATTTCATTCCGGCTACCGTTAGCGCGGATGGCGCTTCGCTTCTGTTGCGGTTCGGCGAAGGCGAGCCGCAGCAGCCGATCAGCAATCGGGCCGCCTTGCCGCCGGGCCAGCAAGTGATCGTCGGCATCAGGCCGGAGCACATAAGGCCCACAGCGGCAAATGGCGCGGCATTGACGCTGCCCGTTTCCGCCGTGGAAACCACCGGCTCGGCCACCTTCCTCACAACCGGCACATCCACGGAACTGATCATTGCGGTGCAGGGGCGCAGCGAGGTCAAAGCAGGCGAGGTCATAGGCCTCGATATCAACCCTTCCGATATGCATCTCTTCGATGAAGAAACGGGCGTCGGTCTCGCAAGCCGATAA